In a genomic window of Candidatus Hydrogenedentota bacterium:
- the ettA gene encoding energy-dependent translational throttle protein EttA encodes MAEQFIFTMLGLNKHYGQKHVLKDIYLSFYPGAKIGIVGENGSGKSTVLRIMAGMDDEFIGRAEITKGFRAGIVPQEPVFDLEQTVRDVLESAFANTTALLREYEALTAKMGEEMSDDEMQAAIDRMGVLQDKLDAADAWNLETHMAHASEALCLPDDDRVIGTLSGGEKRRVALCKALLDRPDLLLLDEPTNHLDAETVDWLEHQLRDYPGTVIIVTHDRYFLDNVTKWILELEGGHGIPWEGNYSTWLEQKLLKLSAGEKKDSRGRALEHELAWIRMSNNDRQELSRSRLAHYEQLVAREAAASKQDTAVISVAPGPELGDDVIEFKNVTKQFGDQVLFKDASFIVPKAAVVGIVGPNGTGKTTMMRMIVGKEQADAGEVMIGSTVSLSYVDQERSSFEGGKSLLDEVSGGAAEVTLGKQKVPIRQYLARFGFKGTDQQKTVDELSGGERNRCHLAKLLKEGGNVILLDEPTNDLDVNTLRLLEEAIQNFRGCVLLTSHDRFFLDRICTHLIVFEGEGNVRWFTGNFKEYEDWRMKEMGTKLFENRRSRYRKLVKK; translated from the coding sequence ATGGCGGAGCAGTTTATTTTCACGATGCTTGGGTTGAACAAGCATTACGGCCAGAAACACGTACTCAAGGACATCTATCTCAGCTTTTATCCCGGCGCGAAAATCGGCATTGTCGGCGAGAACGGGTCGGGTAAATCGACCGTATTGCGCATTATGGCGGGGATGGACGACGAGTTCATCGGGCGCGCTGAAATCACGAAGGGATTTCGCGCGGGGATCGTGCCGCAGGAGCCGGTGTTCGATCTCGAGCAGACCGTGCGCGACGTGCTCGAATCGGCGTTTGCGAACACGACGGCGCTGTTGCGCGAATACGAGGCGTTGACCGCGAAGATGGGCGAGGAGATGTCCGATGACGAGATGCAGGCGGCCATCGATCGCATGGGCGTGTTGCAGGACAAACTCGATGCGGCGGACGCGTGGAACCTCGAAACGCACATGGCCCACGCGAGCGAAGCGTTGTGCTTGCCGGACGACGACCGCGTCATTGGCACGCTGAGCGGCGGCGAGAAGCGGCGCGTGGCTCTGTGCAAGGCGCTGCTGGATAGGCCGGACCTGTTGCTGCTTGACGAGCCGACCAACCATCTCGATGCGGAAACGGTCGATTGGCTCGAACACCAACTCCGCGACTATCCGGGCACGGTGATCATCGTCACGCACGACCGCTATTTCCTCGACAACGTGACGAAGTGGATTCTCGAACTCGAGGGCGGGCACGGCATCCCCTGGGAAGGCAACTATTCGACGTGGCTCGAACAAAAATTGCTGAAGCTTTCCGCGGGCGAGAAGAAAGACTCGCGCGGGCGCGCGCTCGAGCACGAACTCGCGTGGATTCGCATGAGCAACAACGACCGGCAGGAATTGAGCCGATCGCGCCTCGCGCACTACGAACAACTGGTCGCGCGCGAGGCCGCCGCGAGCAAGCAGGACACGGCGGTGATCTCGGTCGCGCCCGGGCCGGAACTGGGCGACGACGTAATCGAATTCAAGAACGTGACGAAGCAGTTCGGCGATCAAGTGCTGTTCAAGGACGCGAGCTTCATCGTGCCGAAGGCGGCGGTGGTCGGTATTGTCGGCCCGAATGGGACCGGCAAAACAACCATGATGCGCATGATTGTCGGCAAGGAACAGGCGGACGCGGGCGAGGTGATGATCGGATCAACGGTATCGCTGTCGTACGTGGACCAGGAACGGTCTTCGTTCGAGGGCGGGAAGAGCCTGCTTGACGAAGTCAGCGGCGGCGCGGCGGAGGTCACGCTGGGCAAACAGAAGGTGCCGATCCGCCAATATCTCGCGCGATTCGGGTTCAAGGGCACGGACCAACAGAAGACGGTCGATGAGTTGTCCGGCGGCGAGCGCAACCGGTGCCACCTCGCGAAGCTGCTGAAAGAAGGCGGCAATGTCATCCTGCTCGACGAACCGACGAACGACCTTGACGTGAACACGCTTCGGCTGTTGGAAGAGGCAATCCAAAATTTCCGCGGCTGCGTGTTGCTGACGAGTCACGACCGCTTCTTTCTCGATCGCATATGCACGCACTTGATCGTCTTCGAGGGCGAGGGCAATGTGCGGTGGTTCACGGGGAATTTCAAAGAGTACGAGGACTGGCGCATGAAAGAGATGGGAACGAAGTTGTTTGAAAATCGAAGAAGCAGGTACCGGAAGCTGGTGAAGAAGTAG
- a CDS encoding antibiotic biosynthesis monooxygenase: MLVVHVHVDVKPGCEDAFRAATVENARNSVKEPGIARFDVIQQQDDASKFVLVEVYRTADDPARHKETDHYKKWRDAVEPMMAAPRKSVKYGNCYPEDSGW, from the coding sequence ATGCTTGTTGTGCATGTGCATGTCGATGTGAAGCCGGGCTGCGAAGACGCGTTCCGCGCCGCGACAGTCGAGAACGCGCGGAACAGCGTGAAAGAGCCGGGCATCGCGCGGTTCGACGTAATTCAGCAGCAGGACGATGCGTCGAAGTTTGTGCTGGTGGAGGTGTATCGCACCGCGGACGATCCGGCGCGGCATAAGGAGACGGACCACTACAAGAAGTGGCGCGACGCAGTCGAGCCGATGATGGCGGCGCCGCGGAAGAGCGTGAAGTATGGGAATTGCTATCCGGAAGATAGTGGGTGGTAA
- a CDS encoding SDR family NAD(P)-dependent oxidoreductase: MLANQVVLITGCSTGIGRALAVEYAAQGHRVFATARKPETLGDIAGTNIDTLALDVTAVESIRSAVDAVAAKAGTISMLVNNAGYGQMGPILDVTADQVRAQFETNIVGAIEMMKAVAPHMIAAKRGRIVNIGSVSGILTTPFAGVYCASKAALHSISEAARMELAPFGIDVVIVQPGGVKSRFGDTAAEHVVMKDDSPYQRFAKGIGARARASQKHSESAEFVAKRIVERTTREVAPAVIRVGHGGNLYPALKRLMPARMLDRMLMKRFGLLGS, translated from the coding sequence ATGCTTGCCAATCAAGTAGTGCTTATTACCGGGTGCTCGACCGGCATTGGCCGGGCGCTGGCGGTCGAATACGCCGCGCAGGGACATCGCGTGTTCGCGACTGCGCGTAAGCCGGAAACGTTGGGCGACATCGCGGGAACGAACATCGACACGCTTGCGCTCGATGTAACTGCCGTCGAGTCGATACGATCCGCGGTGGACGCCGTCGCTGCAAAGGCAGGCACAATCTCGATGCTCGTGAATAATGCCGGGTACGGGCAGATGGGGCCGATCCTCGATGTGACGGCGGATCAGGTGCGCGCGCAGTTCGAGACGAACATCGTGGGTGCGATCGAGATGATGAAGGCGGTCGCGCCACACATGATCGCCGCCAAACGCGGGCGCATTGTGAATATCGGCAGTGTGTCGGGAATTTTGACCACGCCGTTTGCGGGGGTGTATTGCGCGTCAAAAGCGGCTCTGCATTCGATCTCGGAAGCGGCGCGGATGGAACTGGCGCCGTTCGGAATCGACGTCGTGATTGTGCAACCGGGAGGTGTGAAGTCGCGGTTCGGCGATACGGCGGCGGAACACGTCGTCATGAAAGACGATTCGCCGTACCAGCGGTTTGCGAAAGGAATCGGCGCTCGGGCGCGCGCGTCGCAAAAGCATTCGGAGTCGGCGGAGTTCGTCGCCAAACGCATCGTGGAGAGGACCACGCGCGAGGTGGCGCCGGCGGTTATTCGCGTGGGACACGGCGGGAACCTGTACCCTGCCCTGAAGCGATTGATGCCGGCGCGGATGTTGGACAGGATGTTGATGAAGCGGTTTGGACTACTGGGAAGCTGA
- the queC gene encoding 7-cyano-7-deazaguanine synthase QueC, with the protein MTAIQSAPAVVLVSGGLDSSVLLHHVVRQLRCAPVHAVSFDYGQRHAKELDCAHWQADAADVAAQRVIDVTFLGDLVKGASALVSGGKVVPDLSDLETAQLDQPPTYVPNRNMILLSIAAAYAETQGIRDVYYGAQALDEYGYWDCTTEFLARVNNVLSLNRREPVTVHAPFIHKKKVESVRLGIELGVNFGYTWSCYRGGEKACGTCPTCVERLKAFEEAGVADPLPYANNP; encoded by the coding sequence ATGACCGCTATTCAATCCGCCCCGGCGGTGGTCCTCGTCAGCGGGGGCCTCGATTCGTCCGTGCTTCTGCACCATGTCGTGCGGCAACTGCGCTGCGCGCCGGTTCATGCTGTCAGTTTCGATTACGGGCAGCGGCACGCGAAGGAACTTGACTGCGCGCATTGGCAGGCGGATGCGGCGGACGTCGCGGCGCAGCGCGTCATCGATGTGACGTTTCTCGGCGATCTCGTGAAAGGCGCGTCTGCGCTTGTGTCGGGTGGAAAAGTCGTGCCCGACTTGAGCGACTTGGAGACAGCGCAACTCGATCAACCTCCGACCTACGTGCCGAACCGCAACATGATCCTGTTATCGATTGCGGCGGCCTACGCTGAGACGCAGGGCATTCGCGATGTCTATTACGGCGCGCAGGCGCTCGATGAATACGGATATTGGGATTGCACGACCGAGTTCCTTGCGCGCGTAAACAACGTGTTGTCGCTGAATCGCCGCGAACCGGTTACAGTCCACGCGCCGTTCATTCACAAGAAGAAGGTCGAGTCGGTCCGTCTCGGCATCGAACTGGGCGTGAACTTTGGGTACACATGGTCGTGCTATCGCGGCGGGGAGAAGGCTTGCGGCACCTGCCCGACGTGCGTGGAGCGGTTGAAAGCCTTCGAGGAAGCGGGTGTGGCTGACCCGCTGCCGTATGCGAACAATCCCTAA
- a CDS encoding carbohydrate kinase family protein, which produces MAADVICLGLACADVMARPVESFPERGKLELIPTLEIHLGGLAAVAAAVIAKLGGSVAFMGKLGTDGFGDYCAGALSNFGVNLDLLQRTSTEGTPATVVLVSKDGERTFLHHPGCSRTLRENDIDAERFRGAKHVHWGGPAVTPGLDGPPIGRILETAKRMGLTTSVDTCYDGLDVWFPRIEAALPFLDVVMSSVEEARKYTGKKEPEAIADFYLDRGPDIAVIKLGDGGMFVKSTIERMRVPAHKVDVVDTTGAGDAACGAFVYGYTQGWELSRSVQLANAVGALTVQTMGGPEGVKSLDDTLAFIERVPVAVEAF; this is translated from the coding sequence ATGGCCGCTGACGTCATCTGTTTAGGGCTCGCCTGCGCGGACGTCATGGCCCGCCCCGTCGAGTCCTTCCCGGAACGCGGCAAACTCGAACTGATCCCGACGCTGGAAATTCACCTCGGCGGGCTCGCGGCCGTCGCAGCGGCCGTCATTGCCAAACTCGGCGGGTCGGTCGCCTTCATGGGCAAGCTTGGCACCGACGGATTCGGCGACTACTGCGCCGGGGCGCTGTCGAATTTCGGCGTCAATCTGGACCTCCTGCAGCGCACATCGACGGAGGGCACCCCCGCAACGGTTGTCCTCGTCAGCAAAGACGGCGAACGCACCTTTCTTCACCATCCCGGATGCAGCCGCACGCTTCGGGAAAACGACATCGACGCGGAAAGGTTTCGCGGCGCCAAGCACGTGCACTGGGGCGGCCCCGCGGTTACACCGGGGCTGGATGGCCCGCCGATCGGGCGAATTCTCGAAACGGCCAAGCGCATGGGACTGACTACGTCGGTCGATACGTGCTACGATGGCTTGGATGTATGGTTTCCGCGCATCGAGGCGGCGCTGCCGTTTCTCGATGTCGTGATGTCGAGCGTCGAAGAGGCGCGCAAATACACGGGGAAAAAAGAGCCGGAGGCGATCGCCGATTTCTATCTCGATCGCGGGCCGGACATTGCGGTGATCAAGCTCGGCGACGGCGGTATGTTCGTGAAGAGCACCATCGAGCGCATGCGCGTGCCCGCGCACAAGGTCGACGTGGTGGACACGACAGGGGCCGGCGACGCGGCGTGCGGCGCGTTCGTATACGGCTACACACAGGGCTGGGAACTGTCCCGGAGCGTGCAGTTGGCAAACGCGGTCGGCGCGCTGACCGTGCAAACGATGGGCGGTCCCGAAGGGGTCAAATCGCTGGACGACACGCTCGCATTTATCGAGCGCGTGCCCGTAGCGGTGGAGGCATTCTGA
- a CDS encoding GntR family transcriptional regulator encodes MLHLSINQGDGVPLYLQLVQQIKHLIATGRLTPDSELPAVRVLAQQLLINPNTVVRAYRELELAGLLYKKRGEGTYVSSRGTPYTDDECRRILMQRIEALLVEGRHLGFNEDQIIELVRECEQNLRGGQLAEEGAQP; translated from the coding sequence ATGCTTCACCTTTCCATCAATCAGGGCGACGGGGTGCCGCTCTACCTTCAGTTGGTACAGCAGATCAAGCACCTGATCGCGACGGGGCGGCTGACTCCGGACAGCGAGCTGCCTGCCGTGCGCGTGCTGGCGCAACAGCTTCTCATCAATCCGAACACGGTGGTGCGCGCGTACCGGGAGTTGGAGCTTGCCGGGCTGCTCTACAAAAAGCGCGGCGAGGGGACCTACGTGTCGTCGCGGGGAACGCCGTATACGGACGACGAGTGCCGGCGAATCCTGATGCAGCGGATCGAGGCGCTGCTGGTCGAGGGCCGGCACCTCGGATTCAACGAAGACCAGATCATCGAGCTGGTGCGCGAGTGCGAACAGAACTTGCGCGGGGGACAACTTGCCGAGGAGGGAGCGCAGCCATGA
- a CDS encoding ABC transporter ATP-binding protein, producing the protein MTEERTEPIVTVRDLTCRFGKKTALDRIGFEIRPGRVFGLVGENGAGKTTLMKHLLGSLTPQEGSVRVLGIEPTRNPAALLAKVGYMSEDRDLPRWMRVKELLRYTQSFYDDWDEAYAERMRQQFRLDANARVRNLSRGELAKAGLLVALAHRPPVLLLDEPSSGLDAVARREILAVVVRSVAEEGRTVVFSSHLLDEVERVADDVAMIHEGKVAVLMSMDEIKATHQRRVVQFAKEVITFPDALGVIHVEGEGREWAVVSHGDADATRRALEALGAKIVEESVPSLDAVFVARVTGGRRAEAVA; encoded by the coding sequence ATGACGGAAGAACGGACGGAACCGATCGTCACCGTGAGGGACCTGACGTGCCGGTTTGGAAAGAAGACCGCGCTCGACCGGATCGGTTTCGAGATACGGCCGGGGCGCGTGTTCGGACTCGTCGGCGAAAACGGCGCGGGCAAGACCACGCTGATGAAACACCTGTTGGGTTCGCTGACGCCGCAGGAAGGCAGCGTGCGCGTGCTCGGCATCGAACCTACGCGGAACCCCGCGGCGCTGCTGGCGAAGGTCGGCTACATGTCCGAGGACCGCGACCTGCCGCGGTGGATGCGCGTGAAGGAACTGCTGCGCTACACGCAGTCCTTCTACGACGACTGGGACGAGGCGTACGCGGAACGGATGCGGCAGCAGTTCCGGCTCGATGCGAATGCGCGCGTGCGCAATCTCTCGCGCGGGGAGTTGGCCAAGGCGGGACTGCTCGTCGCGCTGGCGCACCGCCCGCCGGTACTGCTTCTTGACGAGCCGTCGTCGGGGCTTGACGCCGTGGCGCGGCGCGAGATTCTCGCGGTCGTGGTGCGGTCCGTCGCGGAGGAGGGGCGCACGGTGGTGTTTTCGTCGCACTTGCTGGACGAAGTCGAGCGCGTCGCGGACGACGTCGCGATGATCCATGAAGGCAAGGTCGCCGTATTGATGTCGATGGACGAGATCAAGGCGACACACCAGCGGCGCGTGGTGCAATTCGCGAAGGAAGTCATCACATTCCCGGACGCACTCGGCGTAATCCACGTCGAGGGCGAAGGCCGCGAGTGGGCGGTCGTCAGCCACGGCGACGCGGATGCCACGCGAAGGGCGCTCGAGGCACTGGGGGCGAAGATCGTCGAGGAGTCGGTGCCATCGCTGGACGCGGTGTTCGTAGCGCGGGTGACCGGCGGACGGCGGGCCGAGGCGGTGGCGTAG